In Castanea sativa cultivar Marrone di Chiusa Pesio chromosome 6, ASM4071231v1, a single window of DNA contains:
- the LOC142641555 gene encoding senescence-specific cysteine protease SAG39-like — protein sequence MAFTKQLHYIRLALLFILVACTSQAMPRTLQDAMYEKHEQWMAHYGRVYKDIIEKEKHYKIFKENVAYIESFNNAANKPYKLSVNQFADLTNEEFKASRNRFKGHECSTKTTSFKYENVTAVPSTLDWRKKEAVTPIKDQGQCGCCWAFSAVAATEGITQLTTGKLISLSEQELVDCDTNGVDQGCEGGLMDNAFQFIQDNLGLTTEASYPYTGVDGTCNTNQEAKHAATINGLEDVPANNENALLNAVASEPVSVAIDAGGLDFQFYSSGVFTGACGTSLDHGVTAVGYAVTNDGTKYWLVKNSWGTQWGEEGYIRMQRDVAAKQGLRGIAMQASYPTA from the exons TGGTAGCTTGCACTTCTCAAGCCATGCCTCGCACTCTCCAAGATGCGATGTATGAGAAGCACGAGCAATGGATGGCTCATTATGGACGTGTATATAAGGACATTATTGAGAAGGAGAAACATTACAAGATATTCAAGGAAAATGTAGCATACATAGAATCTTTCAACAATGCTGCAAACAAGCCTTACAAGCTAAGTGTTAACCAATTTGCAGAtctcacaaatgaggagttcaaagCCTCACGAAATAGATTCAAGGGACATGAATGCTCCACAAAGACAACAtctttcaaatatgaaaatgtcACTGCCGTGCCTTCCACTTTAGActggagaaagaaagaagccGTGACACCGATCAAGGACCAAGGACAATGTG GTTGTTGCTGGGCATTTTCAGCAGTAGCTGCAACGGAAGGAATTACTCAGCTAACAACTGGCAAATTAATCTCTTTATCCGAGCAAGAGTTGGTTGACTGTGACACCAATGGCGTAGATCAAGGCTGTGAAGGGGGGTTGATGGACAACGCCTTCCAATTCATCCAAGACAATCTCGGCCTCACAACCGAAGCCAGCTACCCCTACACGGGTGTTGATGGAACCTGCAACACTAACCAAGAAGCAAAACACGCTGCCACAATTAATGGGCTTGAAGATGTGCCTGCTAACAATGAAAACGCCCTTCTGAATGCTGTTGCTAGCGAGCCAGTTTCTGTTGCCATTGATGCTGGGGGGTTGGATTTCCAATTCTATTCAAGTGGTGTCTTTACTGGAGCCTGTGGCACTAGCCTAGACCATGGTGTTACTGCTGTTGGGTATGCGGTAACTAATGATGGGACTAAGTATTGGCTGGTGAAGAATTCATGGGGTACACAATGGGGCGAAGAGGGGTACATACGGATGCAAAGAGATGTTGCTGCAAAGCAAGGCCTCCGTGGCATTGCAATGCAAGCCTCTTACCCCACTGCATGA